The DNA sequence ACATAACCGTTATCAATGCATCCAGCAACCAAAAAAATTGTAGTGCATGagttaaccaaaaaaaaaaacgttgtATTCTGCCCCTTCAGACGTATCTTACTCACGCTTTCCCTTCTTCGCGGCCGACTTAGCAAGCAATGCACCACTTTCCTCGTTGCATCTTCCCGTTAGCAGTGCAATTGCCATTTTTATCCTGATCTTCTCTTCGTCCAGCTATAATGGTCAATACCGCGTTTATTAGAGACACTTAGTGCAATTGCATTTTACCTTTTTGCATGCGTTAACTTACAATTGGCAACACCGCGTACGTGAACCTGCGTCCCATTGCCATCCACTGCATGACCCAAATGCCAGAGTCTGTACTGCTGCTGTTTTTGGGCACTCCCGGTGCGGACATGATTTCCATACTGGCAAACTCGGGAGCGGCCTTAGAGCGTAAGTTTTTATACCCGTCAGTTGCAACAATTCCATCCAGGGCAGTCAGCTGGCACatattcaaaaacataaaacagATTAGCGTATTCGGATAGGACGATGATCTTACTTATGTTCGTCGCGTACCATCCATTGTATGACACGTCTCCTTCTTGCCTTTGATTCTTTAGTCGCATTCGTGTCAAATTGATAGACTTGCTTATCCGACAGGTCAACCACGGCCAAGAACCAGTGCTTGTCATAGTCTTCTTCTAGTGCTGGCATATAGACCTGCGATCGATAGAAAAAGCCGAAAACCAGAAGAGACTCAAAATTCAGTCTGACCATGACCAGAACTTGCATACAAGAATCTTATTGGTCGGTAGCTTACAATGCGCAGGTCTTCCGTCGGGTGCATGTGTTCTTCCCCGTATCGCTGTGCCAAAATTTCAGGGTGGACGCCCTCCATTACATCGGACTGGTTACTCAGGGAGTATTCAGAGGTTGAAACAAGTCACCGTTATATGTCAACGGTACAAGGTTCGTGTTATAACAGATACGGTTAAATCATAGTTATGCATTAAAATAAAGTAGGGAAGTTTGTTTTGGCCGTACCGCAAAATTCGGGTGCAAGCACCACACGGATCGACGGTGATCTCcatcggtttctccctctgatGCAACCATGATCGTGATCATCTCCATTATCTGCAAGTCAAATccgacaaaaaataaaaaatcagacTTCACATGGAAGTAATAAACCCGGGTCAGCGGAAATAAATCCATTTATTCGAAGAGGGTACGATCGATTGCTACGTGCCTTCTGGGTTGGTTGCCGTCCGTCTAACAGGCATCCCATGTCAGAACGAGTTGCATGTTGCGACCCGATACGTACAACGATCTCCCTGCGGTCAACAAATGGAAGATGTTACACCCTGAGGGCAATTTTAACTGCCTTCCGGCACTAATGATGCCGCACGGCATATTCAGCCGTTGATGTTCAGATACAATACGCACGTTGGGTCAGAATCATGATCGTAGACGTAGCTACAGATGTCCATCGCGTGCTGAGAGATGGGCCATGCGTTGGTGGTGTTTGTTCCCTTCTTGGTTAGGTTTGAGGGGAGTCGTCGCGGAATATGCTTGTAGGTGTCGGCTGTCCGTCCGTGGCTGCTTTCAGGCTTCGATGAGCTCTCGTCGGATGACGTCATTGTGTTAAAgggaaaactgccttttctgttTTGCGTTGGCTGCAGTCCATTGCGTCCTGTCGGGTTGTCTGCATTGTTGGTCCGTTCGGAGGATATAGTCCCTCGGTTACCCCCGTATACCTTTTCCTTGAATCGATTGAAGAAGTTTGTAGCCATGCCACCCTTCGGGTTATTTTCGTCGACGTGCGTATTTGACCTGCACATCTTTGGGTACATGGCCCGTTTCGGATCGTCGTCTTCATCGTAAACAGACATTTCGACGTCTCCGCCGCTGCTTATTATCGACGACTGATGATGTCTCTTCTTCATCGTTCCTAGAAACATCAACTGTCTACGGTTGGGAATGGAGGTGCGTGACATCGGGTTGTGCATGTGTACCCTTTCGGCCACAGGTTGTCTCTGCTTCTCGATCCGGTTTCCATCGGACGTTGCGTTGACTTTATCCGCATGTTCCTGTAGCCTCTGAGTGACAGGCTCTCTAAGACCGCCCACCAACAACCGAATCGTCACCAATTCCGCTTCGACCCTGTCCATTCGGCGTTGTGCGCTCTTCAATTGAAAATCGTAACAGATCTGTCAGATGGTTGGATTTACCGATTCAGTTAGAGCAAAAAGTGAGACGAGTGTTACCAACCTTTGTGTTCTCGAGCACCTCTCTCATTATTTCCAGCAACGCGTCGTTTGGAGTGGTGTCGTTGGGACCCGATGTTATCTGGTCCTCCTAGCATTGGGTGCTTGTTAGTTCGTTCGGATATACTACTAACTCAGAAGAATCGGTAGTAGAGTAATCATAACTaccagaaataaataaataaataaacaaaaaacgTTTGATGCACCGCAACCGTACTTGGGCCGTCTCGTGGTTGACGTTGTTGGATGCAGCGGGTGTCCCATTCTCTGCCATTGTTGGTTGCAGTATCGGTCGTCGGCGTCCGATGAGTTGGTCTGCGTTGGTTGTGCGTGGATATGGTTGTGTTTTGAGTTggtttgatttgtgaagatatTTGACTAGGCTAGCTGTTGGCCGGTCAAAAAGTTGGGTCTGCAAACACCTTTCTTGGAGTCTGAAGACGGTCAGCTCCATCCAGGCAGGATGCATCACATGCGTTTAGAATTGCACCGGTTAGGCAACCACGGGTGCCGTCCAATATTCAAGCCCTTGCAAAGTGCTTCCTAAGATAGCAAAAGGTGACCTGCCATAGCATGAGAGGGCATGAGGTCAGTTTTGCTATACACTTCTTTAGTTTTGCTACAGTGTAGCGCTCAGACGCGCAGTTGTGCATCGTGATGGGTATGTCAATCATGTCATATCAAAAAACGTAAATGCCCCTTAAATACAGAAACATATAAAACAACTTATTAATCAATATCCCTTAACAACAAGGAATAACAAGAGATTACTTGACAGTAAGATAATTACATATGAAttagtattttcgaaatttttcaTATAGAAAGATTATAACATGCAGAGAAAACGGGTCACATATTTAATGTTGATGGTTTGGATCGTCGGCTAACAACTACATGGTGTAAGATGCATCCAGCCCGCGGTTGGGGGCTATAATCGACCGTTCCGTGCCAAGTTGGCGTCACATGTGTCAGTCAACAAGAAGGCCGTTGGGATGCGAACACATGATGGCATTAGCAGAGAGGTGAATATGAAACCTCGTTGCGCACGGCTATTTCAAAAGCCAGTGTTTTACTCCCCTCGTGAACTATTGAACACACAATGCAGGGATCCTCTTCCATAAGCTCGTCCTCCGTCGATGCACCGACGCCTCGATGTCACTGTGGCGTGAGGTCGCCAATCAGAACCGCTTGGAAATGTGATTATCCGAGCAGAAGATTTTACGGATGTTCTGGGTACGGAACCAGCAGGAAATGCTCGTTCTTTCAGTGGTACGATCTAGAGCCCCCGCCTCGTTACTCTGACGTCATTCGCAGGTTGCTAGAAACGAACGAGGGCATTAGAAGCGAGAACACGGAGTTGAAGAAGACAAGACAGGAACTCCTAGACGAGCTGCGTTCTTTGCAACATAGTTTGTATGAAACAAGGGCAGATCTGGAGGCCGCCATTTCAGCATCTACGGCCATGGAAGACAACATGCTTGCGAGTGTCGCGACGACGAGGAGGCGAGGTGTTCTGATCACCGTGCTGATATCCGCGATCATTTTGTTGGTGTTTTTACCGGTGAAGATCGCTTGATGagaatttttatttgtaatttatttttgatttgGTATTCACGACTGGAAAACATGACTAGTTCAATGGATTTGATTAGCCCTAATTGTTGCGTGGATTTGATTGCACCGGTACTATCTTTTCAATCCAATAAGATAATTTTCATTTCGCATATTCATTCTACCaagtataataaaaaatgatacaCATCAATTCATTTGAAAAACATATTTTAAGCATGCTCGGAATACAAACAACGATACAACTGATCGAATCACAATATCGGCCGCTCTATTAGGGAACTAGACAACCCACTCCCACAGTTATAATGCGCTGAAGGTTCATGTCACTCGGCCACTCACCATTGAATGCGGTGACTCTGTGTCGGTTAAGTAAATTAATCTGAACCAACGAAATCTCCGTCAGAAAACCACCGTTAGCATCTCTTGCCCGTTTGTGGTTGTTTTCGCGCACTATTATCATACGATCACCCATGATCGTCACATGATTCCATGGAACGCCGTACTGACCGGCAACTCTTCGCTTGATGAACGGGACGACGCACATGGATTCCAAGTCAATCTTGCACCATATGGTCGATAGTCCTCGGTGCGGGGATCGTTCATACCCGACCAGGTGTGGGATGCCGTCGAGCACACACAGTGCCTGCACGTGCTGAATTAAGTTACGGTTTATCCTTATCTTGCTCAGAATAAATGTGTTTGCATCCAACACTACCACATGCATTGCAATCGTCAAACCACGTCCACCCCAATTTACCCACACGGCCTTACCAAGGTGAAAAGTTGAGCCCTCGTCAAGGTGAGTGAAACGTTGATCGTTTATGTACGCGTGTTTCCAGCTTTCTTCTGCCGAATTGAAAACATTGCAGTGCAAAAACTTGTCTAGGACGTGCCTCTTTGACATATGGACGACGCAGTAATTGTCAGTTCCCGCCCGGTATCCAAACGCGTATCCGATGACGGCTTGTTTAAGTAGTTTGTCGGCCGGATCGTCGAGTTGACGAGCGATTCGCAGCAGCGGGTTCCATAAAAGGAGCCTCAACTCAGGACCATTCGT is a window from the Arachis stenosperma cultivar V10309 chromosome 3, arast.V10309.gnm1.PFL2, whole genome shotgun sequence genome containing:
- the LOC130966847 gene encoding uncharacterized protein LOC130966847 is translated as MHRNRTWAVSWLTLLDAAGVPFSAIVGCSIGRRRPMSWSALGSSSISSSSVDAPTPRCHCGVRSPIRTAWKCDYPSRRFYGCSGYGTSRKCSFFQWYDLEPPPRYSDVIRRLLETNEGIRSENTELKKTRQELLDELRSLQHSLYETRADLEAAISASTAMEDNMLASVATTRRRGVLITVLISAIILLVFLPVKIA